Within Acomys russatus chromosome 7, mAcoRus1.1, whole genome shotgun sequence, the genomic segment GAGGAAGGCATCCAGCTGGTGCGAGAACTGGGCATGATTGAGTGGATCTACCTTGACCCAGAGGGCCCCGTGGACCTGGCCCCAGAGGATGTGGCTTTCACTCAGGGCCTACAGCGGCGCCTGCTCACAGCAGCGCCCTCTGAGCTGCGGCTCTCACTGGTCAGCCTTTTGGTGCGTGGCATGACAGTATTGGAGGCCGTGATGGAGATCCAGACCATTGCTGATGTGGGCCTGCTCTGGCGCCAGAGCCATCCAGGCCGCACCAAGCTCATGCTGGGCCCTAATCCAACTCGCAAGGACCTCCTAGGCTGGCTGCTCAGCCACGGCGTGCCACGGGAGCAGGTGGACAGGCAGCCCACCAAGGTACTTCTGGAACTGTACATCAAAGAAGCCAAGCGCAGCCGAGGCCACCCCAGCTATGGGCTGGCCGAGGAGCAGCCCCCACCGCCCCCCTACTCCGACCAGGCCTGTGGGGAAGAGCCGCCCGTGCGTCACGACTAGCCCCAGACTAGCTTCAAGAGGACACTCGCACCCCAGGGTTGAAAGTGGGAAGAGGAATTGCACAGGGGCTGCCTGCAACCTAGGCCACTAGGAGACAGTTTAGCCAGCACCTTCCCTGCATCCCATTCCTCCAGCACTTAGTGCCAAGTTCAGTGGCCCCAAAGGGGTGTGCATGTCCCCAGCCACACAGTCCATGTGGGACTGTGGCCATTTGCTGTGAATCTAGGGTGCTTATGGCCCTGGAGTTAAAGCCTTTGAGTTGGAGCATAAGGCCATGCTGAGGTGGGTGGCCACATCAGGGACCCCACCCCTCTGTCTCCACGTGGGCCCCAAAGCACTACATACAGGCCATCttgaattttttactttttcaatgCAACACTTACATAGTATTTTAGGTATGGGCCACATTTCCATGGACTTTTACTGGATGTTTGACACTTTAGGGACAGTATCCCTACTATAAAGGTTTAACATTGTAAACTTTTCTAATGCagcatttttactttatattttattttgagcttGTGTGACACTTTGGTTTTGGGGAGAAAAGAGCCTCCTTTTGTAAAAATTTTGCCTTGGGGGTCCTGGCCCCACTTTCTCTTAACCAcgcccttccctttcccttttgaGGCACCGACCAGCTGGGACTGGTCTCCCTGGCTGCACACATGGCCCCTGGCCAGTGTAGATCTGGGTTTAGTGGAGGGGCGAGGTGGACAGCCCTGGAGCTTCTGCCTTCTTGAGTTCCTAGTAAATGGCTGGTTCACTGCCCTCTGTGGGGTGTGCTGTTTGACTTGGTCCCGGCGAGGGTAGGATCGGGGTGCTGAGCTGGGTCCAGGGCAGGTGAGGCACAGGCGTACTTGCCCACCTCTGGCCTGTCTCCAAAGGATACTCCAGTGCTCTGGTAAGGAAAGGTGGGCTGGTGGGGCCGTCACAGCCTCCGGCTGGCCTTAGCCCCTGCCTCGCAGCCTGCTTTTGGTTGGGTTTATTTTGGCCCTCCAGTTCAGGCAGTCCTAGGATTCCAAGGTATGCTCCTTGGCTTCCTCAGGATCTTAGGTCTTGATGTGCCAACCCCCAATGGGAAACCTAGTCACCTCTCAAGACAGGAACACCTGTTGGCTTTCCCAGTCTCAGCTGGGGCCTCAGGGTGATGGGAGGGTGAGGTCCTGGGTACAGGACATCAACAACAGGTCCTTTAAGAACCTCCCTGCTTCAGGGAGGACTCAGGACTGTGAGTATGGTTACCTTAACCAATACCCTGGGAGAGCCCTATCCCCATTTAACTCATAACTTATGTATTGGGCAATGCTAGGAGCCAGCCCTCAGCTCTCAGGCTATAGGTTCCCACCTGCACACATGCTTATTGTGGGCCTTGCCACATGTATGTATAGCACCTGAGTACAAACATGAGTGTCCAAGCAATCACAATGCCCAGGGCCCTCCCAGCCTTCACCCCCACAGGCGCAAGCGCAGTAAGTGACAAGCCAGAGCagcaggtgtgcacacatgttgGGATCCAGTGTGAGCTCAGGGAGTGCTTTTGTGTCTGTCCCATTCCCCACCCTCTTACACGGCCCCTCCCAGGGCCCTCAGGCAGCTGGGCCTCCAGGCCAACAGGCCAAGCCCCAGGCTCAGCACggccagcacagccacagctccggCCAGCAGGGGCACCGTGGCTGCGGGAAGAATATGGGGGTTGTGAATCCCAGGCCCTGGGaactccccactcccacccctgcgCAGAGGGCTGTCACCTGGGGGGCTGGCAGGATCATAGGAGCCGTGGCAGGGGGCCCCATGAGCTGGAGGCCGGGCTGGAGCAGTCAGCTGCTGGAAGCGCCCAAGTGGACAAGGAGCTGGGCACCCAGGGACCCTGAGTGGCAGGGGCGGGCGGGAGGTGTCATTGCGGTAGATGAGAGAGATGGTGACATTCCTGGAGGTGGAGAGGACAGAAGTATCACTCGTTCCCCCTCCTAAGAGTCCCTCCCTCTCATTGCTTGCCAAACTGTCACCCATCCtcactctccatcttcctcctcaggTTCCCTGGAGCTCCCTCGGAATTCAAAGGCCATGCAGGCAGCATAAGGTGGGGTGTTCCCGTCGTAGAGGCCCAGGGCTCCCTGGAGGGCCAGCAGGGTGCTGTCGTGCTGCGGAGAATTCCAGGGGAGGACCTAAATCAGGACCCCAGAATGCTTCTAGCACCCATATTGTTGTCCCGTCCCCCCCTTGAAAATAACCCCAGGCCATTCCCATCCACACCATGGGTGGTCTGTGATTGTCCAGACATGCACACTGTGGTTGGGCACCTTCCCTGTCTTTACTATGTTTCTAGCGATGCAGTCGCATAGAGATATGGGCCACCCAAGGCAGTGGACTGTACAGGGGGACTGTGGTCTTCCCAGCACCTCTGTCACCCATGTAGCAATGCGCACCCTTCccagagactcacagctgagtACATGACCATCTTGAGAGGCAGCCCCAGGCGCTGGGCCCGTGAGAAATTGCTGAGGATGGCATCTAGCAGAATCCCTGAGGGACAGGAGCAGAGTGTCTAGGTGTCCCCTCCCCACCTGGAGAGCAGCACCCCTACAGACCCCACATCTTACCCCCTGTCAGCTGGGCCTTTTCTGCTGCTCGGGGTGGGCCTACGTGTGCCCTGATATCCAAAGCTGAAATCTGTGACAGGGTCCTCAGGACATC encodes:
- the LOC127191370 gene encoding Friend virus susceptibility protein 1-like; amino-acid sequence: MAERVLVPTQIGRGDRYYTYTELLAISRRFKQNPNELMVTWILRVYDQGGPALSLNSGELGLLGDLTHDAIFNYRCKALRGSGCQTLLSWLLQAWRQRWESSLHFEATELPFRPWTTMEEGIQLVRELGMIEWIYLDPEGPVDLAPEDVAFTQGLQRRLLTAAPSELRLSLVSLLVRGMTVLEAVMEIQTIADVGLLWRQSHPGRTKLMLGPNPTRKDLLGWLLSHGVPREQVDRQPTKVLLELYIKEAKRSRGHPSYGLAEEQPPPPPYSDQACGEEPPVRHD